One window from the genome of Motilibacter peucedani encodes:
- a CDS encoding glycerol-3-phosphate dehydrogenase/oxidase — translation MTTVALSPEDRSTALSRLATEELDVLVIGGGVVGAGAALDAATRGLRTGLVEARDWASGTSSRSSKLVHGGLRYLEMMDFGLVREALRERGLILQTLAPHLTKPIPFLYPLTHRFWERPYVGAGVLLYDTMGLEGGAARGVPHHRHLTRRGALRLAPALRKDSLVGAVQYYDGQVDDARHTMMIVRTAAQQGAVVASRTRVVDLLREGERVTGALVHDLEGDTTFEIRAKQVINATGVWTDETQALIGGRGQYKVRASKGIHLVVPRDRIQSETGLILRTEKSVLFVIPWGRHWIVGTTDTDWDLDKAHPAASASDIDYLLEHVNSVLSTPLTKEDVEGVYAGLRPLLAGESESTSKLSREHVVAHAAPGLVVVAGGKYTTYRVMAKDAVDAVSHGLEGRIPECVTDRVPLVGAEGYSAAWNRRHLIAEKAGLHVARIEHLLNRYGTLVDELLELLAKDPSLGEVVAGADDYLAVEIVYAVTHEGARHLDDVLARRTRVSIEAWDRGVSAAPQAARLMAGVLGWTPEQEQTEVERYLQRVEAERASQLQPDDKAADEVRLTAPEIVPQR, via the coding sequence GTGACCACAGTCGCGCTTTCACCGGAGGACCGCAGCACGGCCCTCTCCCGCCTGGCCACCGAGGAGCTCGACGTCCTGGTCATCGGCGGCGGCGTCGTCGGCGCCGGCGCCGCGCTCGACGCGGCGACCCGCGGACTGCGTACCGGGCTCGTCGAGGCGCGGGACTGGGCGAGCGGCACGTCGAGCCGCTCGAGCAAGCTCGTGCACGGCGGCCTGCGCTACCTCGAGATGATGGACTTCGGGCTGGTGCGGGAGGCGCTGCGCGAGCGCGGGCTGATCCTCCAGACGCTCGCGCCGCACCTCACCAAGCCCATCCCCTTCCTCTACCCGCTGACGCACCGGTTCTGGGAGCGGCCCTACGTCGGTGCCGGCGTGCTGCTCTACGACACCATGGGGCTGGAGGGCGGCGCGGCCCGCGGCGTGCCGCACCACCGGCACCTCACGCGGCGAGGTGCGCTCCGCCTCGCGCCGGCGCTGCGCAAGGACTCCCTCGTCGGGGCCGTGCAGTACTACGACGGGCAGGTCGACGACGCCCGCCACACGATGATGATCGTCCGCACGGCGGCCCAGCAGGGCGCCGTCGTCGCGTCGCGCACCCGGGTCGTCGACCTGCTGCGCGAGGGCGAGCGCGTCACCGGGGCGCTGGTGCACGACCTCGAGGGCGACACCACGTTCGAGATCCGGGCCAAGCAGGTCATCAACGCCACGGGCGTGTGGACCGACGAGACCCAGGCGCTGATCGGCGGGCGTGGGCAGTACAAGGTGCGCGCCTCCAAGGGCATCCACCTGGTCGTCCCGCGCGACCGCATCCAGTCCGAGACCGGGCTGATCCTGCGCACCGAGAAGAGCGTGCTGTTCGTCATCCCGTGGGGCCGGCACTGGATCGTCGGCACGACCGACACCGACTGGGACCTCGACAAGGCGCACCCCGCCGCGTCGGCCAGCGACATCGACTACCTGCTCGAGCACGTCAACAGCGTGCTGTCGACGCCGCTCACCAAGGAGGACGTCGAGGGCGTCTACGCGGGCCTGCGCCCGCTGCTCGCCGGTGAGTCGGAGTCGACGTCCAAGCTGTCGCGCGAGCACGTCGTGGCGCACGCGGCGCCCGGGCTCGTCGTGGTCGCCGGCGGGAAGTACACGACCTACCGCGTCATGGCGAAGGACGCGGTCGACGCCGTCAGCCACGGGCTCGAGGGGCGCATCCCCGAGTGCGTCACCGACCGCGTACCCCTCGTCGGCGCGGAGGGCTACTCCGCCGCCTGGAACCGGCGGCACCTCATCGCCGAGAAGGCGGGGCTGCACGTCGCGCGCATCGAGCACCTGCTCAACCGATACGGCACGCTCGTCGACGAGCTGCTCGAGCTGCTCGCCAAGGACCCCTCGCTCGGTGAGGTCGTGGCCGGCGCCGACGACTACCTGGCCGTCGAGATCGTCTACGCGGTGACGCACGAGGGCGCCCGCCACCTCGACGACGTGCTCGCCCGGCGCACCCGGGTGTCGATCGAAGCCTGGGACCGCGGTGTCAGCGCCGCCCCGCAGGCCGCACGGCTCATGGCCGGCGTGCTGGGCTGGACGCCGGAGCAGGAGCAGACCGAGGTCGAGCGCTACCTCCAGCGCGTGGAGGCCGAGCGCGCCTCGCAGCTCCAGCCCGACGACAAGGCCGCCGACGAGGTGCGCCTCACCGCCCCGGAGATCGTCCCGCAGCGCTAG
- the glpK gene encoding glycerol kinase GlpK: MADFVGAVDQGTTSTRFMIFDHSGKEIGKHQLEHEQILPQAGWVEHNPVEIWERTSSVIRTAMGKQGLNASDLAACGITNQRETAVVWDKKTGRPYYNAIVWQDTRTDRIASALDRDGRGDVIRQKAGIPPATYFSAGKVQWILENVDGVRAAAERGDAIFGNTDSWLLWNLTGGVNGGVHVTDVTNASRTMLMNLETLDWDDELLGFFDIPRSMLPEIKSSSEPAGYGEALSGGPLGGAVPLTGDLGDQQAAMVGQVCFAPGEAKNTYGTGNFLLLNTGTELVRSDSGLLSTVCYRFGDEAPVYALEGSIAVTGSAVQWLRDQLGIISGAAQSEALARQVEDSGGVYFVPAFSGLFAPYWRSDARGAIVGLSRYNTNAHLARATLEAICYQSRDVADAMEKDSGVHLDVLKVDGGVTANSLCMQIQADVLGVPVSRPVVAETTALGAAYAAGLAVGFWKNTDELRENWNEDQRWEPNWSEEQRETGHAKWKKAVERTLDWVDVD; the protein is encoded by the coding sequence ATGGCTGACTTCGTCGGCGCAGTCGACCAGGGCACCACCAGCACGCGCTTCATGATCTTCGACCACTCGGGCAAGGAGATCGGCAAGCACCAGCTCGAGCACGAGCAGATCCTGCCGCAGGCCGGCTGGGTCGAGCACAACCCGGTCGAGATCTGGGAACGCACCAGCTCCGTCATCCGCACCGCCATGGGCAAGCAGGGGCTCAACGCCTCCGACCTCGCGGCCTGCGGCATCACCAACCAGCGCGAGACCGCCGTCGTGTGGGACAAGAAGACCGGGCGCCCCTACTACAACGCGATCGTCTGGCAGGACACCCGCACCGACCGCATCGCCTCGGCGCTCGACCGCGACGGCCGCGGCGACGTCATCCGGCAGAAGGCCGGCATCCCGCCGGCGACGTACTTCTCCGCCGGCAAGGTGCAGTGGATCCTCGAGAACGTCGACGGCGTACGCGCCGCGGCCGAGCGCGGCGACGCGATCTTCGGCAACACGGACTCGTGGCTGCTGTGGAACCTCACCGGCGGCGTCAACGGCGGCGTCCACGTCACCGACGTGACGAACGCCAGCCGCACGATGCTCATGAACCTCGAGACGCTCGACTGGGACGACGAGCTGCTCGGCTTCTTCGACATCCCGCGCTCCATGCTCCCGGAGATCAAGTCCTCCTCCGAGCCCGCGGGCTACGGCGAGGCGCTGAGCGGCGGGCCGCTCGGTGGCGCCGTGCCGCTGACGGGCGACCTCGGCGACCAGCAGGCCGCCATGGTCGGCCAGGTGTGCTTCGCGCCGGGCGAGGCCAAGAACACCTACGGCACAGGCAACTTCCTGCTGCTGAACACGGGCACCGAGCTCGTACGCTCCGATTCCGGCCTGCTGTCCACCGTCTGCTACCGCTTCGGCGACGAGGCGCCGGTCTACGCGCTCGAGGGCTCGATCGCCGTCACCGGCTCGGCGGTGCAGTGGCTGCGCGACCAGCTCGGCATCATCAGCGGCGCGGCGCAGAGCGAGGCGCTGGCCCGCCAGGTCGAGGACAGCGGAGGCGTCTACTTCGTGCCGGCGTTCTCCGGCCTGTTCGCGCCCTACTGGCGCTCCGACGCGCGCGGCGCGATCGTCGGGCTCTCTCGCTACAACACCAACGCCCACCTGGCGCGCGCCACCCTCGAGGCCATCTGCTACCAGAGCCGCGACGTCGCCGACGCGATGGAGAAGGACTCCGGCGTCCACCTCGACGTGCTGAAGGTCGACGGCGGCGTCACCGCCAACAGCCTGTGCATGCAGATCCAGGCCGACGTGCTCGGCGTTCCGGTCAGCCGGCCGGTGGTCGCCGAGACGACGGCGCTGGGCGCCGCCTACGCGGCAGGTCTCGCCGTCGGGTTCTGGAAGAACACCGACGAGCTGCGGGAGAACTGGAACGAGGACCAGCGCTGGGAGCCCAACTGGAGCGAGGAGCAGCGCGAGACCGGCCACGCCAAGTGGAAGAAGGCCGTCGAGCGGACCCTCGACTGGGTAGACGTCGACTAG